Below is a genomic region from Fusarium oxysporum f. sp. lycopersici 4287 chromosome 12, whole genome shotgun sequence.
CTATATTTACGCTACGATTGGTATGTATTTCTGGAATGCGAGTGATCCAGGTCGAGATTGGCTAACAAAACCCGCCAGCATTCTCCATTCTCACAGATTTGATATGTTCTCTCCTACCAGTCCTTGTGATATGGAACACCAGCCTTCCATTGAAGACAAAGATCTCAGTCTGggctttgatgagcttgggaCTAGTGTAAGTTGGCCGATCgatcgtcttcctcatcacaATCTGGTGACTAACGTTCAATAGTGCCACCGGTTTCGGAATCGCCCGTGCAGCATCACTGGGCGTCGTGACATCAGATCTAAGCTGTAAGTCAAGTCCAAACCCAACCTCAAACCCTATCCTAACACTTCTAGGGGTCTACGCCATAACAGCAATCTGGTCAAACCTCGAACTCTACCTCGGCATCGTCGGCGCAAACCTCGCCCTCAGCCGCTCAATATTCGCATACTTCTTCCGCGAAGGCGGAACCACCAAGGGATCTTCATACGGCGGTATGCCGAGGTCAACATCAGCGTCGAGAAATCTTAGAGTTCCGAACTCAAGTGGCTTTCGATCGGGGCAAAGTCGTCTTCAGTCGAGGGATCAGGATAGTGAGATTTCGCTGGTGcagacgacgacgaagaaaCAGCCGAGTACGTGGTATACGGAGGAGGGAGCAAGTGATGAGAATTTGAATACGGGGAAGGGGAGTCGAAGTGATGGATGAGGTTTTGGTTGCAGAGAAAAGTTTATGGAATTAATTGGGATTCAATTAAATGACCGTTTATGACTGAGTATTGTTGAAGCTAGAGTGAGGATCTTACTCATTGGACGGACCAACTCCGCATAATCGAGTTAAGACTATGGACAAGACCGCAATCATTGACGGTCAAGGACAATTAACAGCGACAACATCCATCATCACGACGCGGTTCCAATGCATCAGACTCGTATTGACCAAACTCCGCAACCTGTGATCCGTGCTCGATAAACTAGTGGGGTTGGGCGACAACTTATACGTGGAGCTACTGCACCAGTCACGAGGTTTCGTTAAGTCCGAAGCTAAGTCCGATAGGTAAACCTGGACCTGCATGAACGAATCCAATGCCCGCCAGGAGTTTAGAGGAACGAGACGTTAAACTCTATACCGTCCATTAGTCTCGGTAGAGATTCATATGCGGAGTCCGCATTAGTGGTTCAGGACGTGAGCGACATCCGATGCAAATGATGTATTGAAATGAGATCGTGTAGATGAAAGAACATGTAAGAGCTTCGAGTAAAACATATAAATGTAGCTAATCGTATGGTCTTAAAAACAAAAATCTGATCGAataacaacaacatcaacaacaattAATTCCAGCAATCATAAACATCAAAATGGCATCCATCTCAGCTACCGAGTTGCCCAAGCAGCTATTTATCAACAACGCATTCGTCGACTCCAAGTCTAACAAGACGTAAGTTGTCAAATACCTTCCACCCCAAGAGGATAACTGATTTGATTCATAGAGTATTCTTCAGAATACTGGACAGGGCTGTATAGTCTGTAGTTGTGTTTATGTCCAGGAGGGTCTCTATGATGAGTTCATTGCGGCTTATCGAGATGCGATGGAGGCTCGCGCAAAGGAGTTTGGTGACGTGAATGATCCAAAGACGCGATTTGGTCCGCTTGTGGATAAGTTGCAGTACGATCATGAATGGTTGGAATCAACTGTATTAGCCGCCTGTTTCTCAACACGCCTTTTGGTGGATATAAAGAGTCTGGCATGGGACGGGAATGCGGTCTTCTGGGGTTGACTTCTTGAATGGAGACGAAGACTGTTATGATCAACATGACTTAAGAGGGAGGCCATATTTCCTTGATAGGTATAGGTCGAATTGTCTGTTCATTCGAATCGTATTTGTATCCAACTTTGTAAATTCTATAACATGGTTTTCATCACCCATAACTCGTCAGACTCGCTGCCCGGATATTCCCCGAAGTTGGTCGCGCATCATATCCATGTGTCTAACTACTTTAGGTGATGAACCTGAATCCATTCAGAACCGCCCTTTGAGAATCCTTATCCAGCCTGTTCACATTCTCCTCATTAGTCTCATCGACAGTTGCACTCAGCTCATCAAAAGCTTTGTTAGCCCGCTTAAGCGAATACCTCAACCCCATGATACAAGCAAAACCCAGCCCTTGAAAAGCCAAGATACAGGCCCAAGATACACGAAAGTCGGGACCGTATTGGTCAAGCCAGAAGTAGTTTGCGAAGAGCGAGGCGCTATTTGCTAGCGTGTTCGCGATGCCAATTGAAGCTGCACGCTTAACTCGTGGTTGAACAATGGTTGAAGACAGCCAGGGATATGTCGTGGAGTAGATACCAAATGTTCCAGAGCTGACGAGAAAGGTCAATGCGTAACGTGGCCATTTCTGGTCTGTTATGGCGACGAGTGCGATGGTAGCGGCGATGGCTGTAAGGCCAGAGATAGCAGCGTGGGGAGATCGCTTCTGTCGACGATCGGCATCCCATGCGAAGCTGAGAGCCCagatgaaagagaagaggtACGGTGGTGCAGTAAGAAGAAGCACTATGGTGTTGTTTTTGAAGCCAAGCTGTTGAATCAGCGTAGGGAAGAAATGAGAGAAGGAAATGGATGCAGTTGTGGACATTTGAAGACAAGAGAACAACCAGACTCTGTAGTCGCGAACAGCCGAGAGAATAGCTTGCTTCATAGTGATCTCCTCTTCACCAAGGATCTCTTCACTTCCAGCATCAACAGCTAGTCGGCCCTGCGCGACAACTCTTTCTTCCTCAGTCAACCAGCTAGTCGTGCCAGGGTAATcaggaagaaggaagaatgCGACGACTCCAATGACGATAGTAGCAAGACCTTCAAGAATGAAGAGCCATCGCCATGCGGCAAGGTGTCCAACGCCAGCCATGCCTGAGAGAATACCCGCAGAGATCAAACCGGCGAAGCAATTGGACAAGAGAAGACCGCAGACAAGCAAAGCCATTCGAATACCGAGTTCCTTTTTGGTGTACCATGTGCTCAGGTAGTATATAGCTCCAGGGAAGAATGGTGCTTCGACGATACCGAGGACGAAACGGACTATCAGAAGACCTGCTGGGCTAGAGGTCGCAGATGTGCAGGCACTGACACAAGCCCAGAGAATAATACAGCCAGGCTATACAAGTTAGTCGCATCCCCAAACTCACAAGGAAATACATACCAGGAAAATATGAGGCTGCATCTTTGTCATAATCAACGTAGATGGAAGCTGCATCATGATGTAACCAGCAGAAAAGATAGAAATGGCCGTCTGGTACGTCGCGCCCTTGACATGGGTGTCGTCCTGAAGTCCATAGAGACGAGCTTGGGTAATGGAGTTTCGATCGAGGTAGTTGAAGAGGTAGATCGTGACGACCAGGGGAAGAAGCCGAAGATCAATCTTGCGCACGAGTTGAGCTTCTGTTTCTTTGGAGAATTCGGGGGTGTAGGAGCGGTAGGTATCCAAGAGGGTGAGTTGTTTGGTGGGGacattctcgacttcttcacCAGTGGATTTGAAGACGGTAACGTCACCTACTTTAGATTTAGTGCTGTCCATCTTATAAGCGACTCAGTGTATGAAAGAAGGAATCGATTCGAATTAATTTTTTTGGTGATGCTTATGGCAACTGAGGATCTCGCTCTTTATACAGCAAAATTCCCCAACTTGACTTCCCCGACTCAAGACCTTCGGACCCATCCCGACCCCAGATTCTCCCCACACTCACTAGCGTCTACCCCCATGTGCCGAATATCCGTTCGGGGTTGGAAACAAGCATTCGCTCCCACTGCTCCTCCGTAAGCCAGTCCCTCAAATGTCGAAGCTCCTGGTCTGTGTCTACTTCAAGAGGAGGCGTCGGGGTAAGTCCTCGGACAGCAGCGTTGCAGTGCGGCCAGTCGCTTCCCCAGAGGATTGAGTCAGGAGCCACGTTTGCGACGGCTTTTATTATGTGCTCCATTTGAGAGATCTGGTTGCTTCTCCGGTGCAGGGCGCCGAGTTTGATGTACATGTtgggagaggagaggaggtgaagaagagaggtgAATTTGGGGGTGCTGATGTCAGATGGCGTTGCGGAACCGTTATGATCTGCGATGATGGGGATGTCTTTGAGGtctggatgagaagagatggTATCTGCAATTGCGGACCATGTCGCGAGCGGTAATTGTGCCGAGATACTCCAGTTGTATTTACGCAGAGGGCAACGAGAAGCAACGTCCAGGAATTGCTGAATCACCCACGATATATCATCTCCTGAACCGCCATATGAGCCGTGAATTCTAACAGATCGAACCCCTGCGTTATGcagcttctcaaactcggGTTCTGTCAGGCTCTTCAAACCTGGATTTCCAGGATCCCAAAAGATAGTCCCGCGGACATGCTTATCGGGATACAGGTCCCGATATTGCTGCAAGTGTTCCAATAAGCCTATATACCCATCTTCAATGGTCGCTTGTACAAGCATCACATTATCAGCTTTTGAGTTATGGATGAGGTCTTTCAGTACTGCTGGCTGCGGGGTATAAGCGCGCGTTGCTTTAAAAGGGTAACGCTTCGGGTCGAAGCAGTGCATATGTGAATTCCATGTCGCAGGCGGTAAAATTGGTACAGGCATGTTGATTGCATATGTTGTCGGTATTCGTGTGTCTAAGACCTTTTGCTGGAGTGAGCATGGTTTTTGAGCTACACTGCAGATCTGGAGGGTGTCCGACAGAATCGGTGTGCATCCGGCGCTAGCTCAGGGCTATCGGACAACCACCGTTTAACGTTTAACATCAAAACACGCCTTCCAAGGGCCATTGACCCCGTTAGATTGCATAAAGCTTGCTTGCACTAGTTGCTGGTGACTGGTTACTACTTCTTGACTTTAGAGGGCGCAAGAGTTCATCTTGAGCATGGACTGTGATAAGCCAGCTTGTAGGATTATAATTGCCAAGATCCTTTATGAAAGCTCGATTAGTCCAAGGACTAGTAGATGAATGTCCGAGTATGACAAATGGTTTTAAGAGGTCGCGAAACGTTCAAGTTAGCAAAAGCGCATTGGGCTCAAAGAATCTGAGTGTCTTGTTATTTAAATACGTTTGCTAGAATAAAAGATATTTCCGTGCAGCCATTTAGTTGATAACCTTAGTTATCTCTTGAAAAAATAATCCTCAAGAAGATTTTGCGGGTATTGATATCGCAGCCTCAAGAGTTGCTTCAAAGGTCAAGCTGAGGTTCTCCTTACCCTATAGCGGTAATTCAAAATCATCCCAGACACGTCGTCGCAACCAGTCTCGTGACTATGATCAAAGTCCTCGCCCAGCTACAGAACCTTCATTGTGGTAACGATAGCCAAGGCGTTTCCAAGAAGGTCTTCATCCATGCTTCATCCGTTGGATATGCCAACTACATGGCGTCCATGCggctcaagaagattgaaCTAAAGGTCAAGGAGGCTAAGAAGAGAAGGGTCTTACAGATGAGAAAGCTGATACGAGTTTCCCTTCGGAAATTAGCAAGCCTGCTACAGCGACGTACCGTACTTCTGAGTAGGACGAGATGGTCCATTTGCCAACTAGTAAGCCCTTGCCCTCTTTGGATTCACGGGCACTGACTCTGAACAGCTTGAAAGATGCGCTTTGATGAGTACGGTGTCTCAAATTACAGCGCCAATAATTAGGAGGCTCTCGGTGTCTTCAAGGTAGCCAATGACATCCAGCCATTTTATCAGCCAAATGGACCCAGTCACATCGGCGGCTAATTCGCTACGTCTGTTTGTGTGTGCCATGAAAGCtggaaggagaagggcaagaaggacgaACATCAGGAGAATGAAGAACCTGGGGTTCATGAAGGTTCTTGTGGTGTGTGGACATACTCATGTACCTCAGCCTGTTACTTCAGGGTGCGATATTAGTTGAGTAATGTGCCGAAGATGGCTAATAATGACACGTTCTGTTTCAGAATTCAGAGGGCCGTGATAGTAATAAACCGCTTACAATCAAGAGTCGATGGCGACGACGTAAGCAAGGAGCCTTGGCGAGCGCATCGACGAACGTTGAGTCGAGCGAGATTCTGGATCATCGCGAAAGCTTGGACTTGCAAGCTGCTCGCGCGCATGCGACCATCCATCCAAGATCGGCCATGCTATTACACGAACAGGTTTCTTCGGACCCAGAGGGGTTTCGGATATCGGCACGGGCCGTCGTTGCCGATCCCCACAGCGGCTGAGAGGCGAAATACTAGGTTTCGGATTATACCCAATGACGAGAAATAGGCATTGCGACCTCTCGAGTGTGAACATTAATAGCTCGCCGATAGTCTAATTTTTTTAGTAGCAGGCCTACTCACCACTGTGCTTAGGCATAAACTGTAGGACTTTCGGAACTCAGGACGACGATCCTCGCAGGTCAGAAAGTGAGTTTGAATAAAGAGGGCATGGTTCATTGTTCAAAGCACTTGATTTAAGTTTGAGTTCGTATAGCATGACGCGGCAGCGGGCCGAAATATGGGGATAGGCCTGCATCGTAAAGCAGCGAATCGGTAGTTGTAAGTCCAGCTGGTATACACTGCGTGATGTCAGGGTATATAAGATCACCTTTTATCCTCCGTTGATCATGTTCATTGCTCAATCTCAATTTCCTCAGCTACATCATCATAACACCATCTGAACATCTCTCTAGTTCTTTGAACCCCAATTTCCAGACGAGGTAAGACCTTATGGCCATTACATGCGTTTCCCGACTTACTAACCCAAAGGAGGCATCATGAGATTCACCACCTCGATCACGTACATTATGTTGTCCGCAACAGTCGCTCTGGCTGTTCCGTCGGAGAAGAGGAATGTCGAGGCCGATGAGCTCATTGTGAGGGGTCTTGAATTACGCGGCACTTGCTGCACATGCCCTAATGGACAGGCTGGGTGCGGTGGATATTGTTACAGCAACTGCCCTCAGTGTATCTGGAATAAGTGTTAGATGGTTCAGCTACTAGCTACAGATGACACAGATAGGGAGTGAACTGCTAGATCTTTGTAGTTTAAATTGTCTCTCCATATCAACAAAACGTGACCTCTAAGGCTCTGTCAGCGTCTATGTAACCGCGAAATGGTCACACAGGAAAAGGACATTCTATGATTCCCAATCTTCTTAAACCAACCATCTTAGGAAGCTATAATACTCTTCCCTCCATCTGCAGTAATACGATTACGAATTATCGCTTTGATGATTCCATCACCAAGAAAAACCGGTTGCCAATCGCCGCCCTTCTGTGCAACAGAAGCCCCTGCGTGAGTCTTAGGTATAGCATCGACTATAGCGCTTGGAGCAAATACAAATGCCTCACCAGTGCGGAGTTGCACAATGTTGGAGAAAATCTCAGAAGCTGGAATGGTCCAATATTGTTTAGAACCCTGCTCGCTTTCATTTGGTGTTTCCAGCCCTTTGGCGCCTGACTCGTCATTATCAGAAACCCCCGCAAGATGGCGCCGGAGAACTTGAAGCCAGACCGGCGATGTGAAACGATGCACAATTGTGATGGAGCAGAGATCCAATAGGTTCGGAGATACCGTAGGCTCCTGTGTAGATATAATGATTCTCGTACCGTTGTGGCGTTGGAGGCGGATTGCAGACAAGAGGGACTCTGTGAAAACGCTGCTTTCGTTGGTATTGTTCATGTACTTGTGTGACTCATCCAGTGCCACTACTCGTCCCAAGTCTGTTTTCTGCTCGAGGAAGAGACTGAGACATATATCGAATAAAGAGCATGCTTGTTCTGCGGTTACGCATGGGCAAGATAGGTCGACGATGGTGAGCTGGCCACTCTAAGATACAAGAGGTTAGTTCTGAACCAAACAAGAATAAAAGATTGCGATTTCACATACAACAGGTGTCCAGTCAACTTTGCCTCGGTTCTTTGGCGCTGCTTTTCCCTCCCCTTTCTTACCTTTTGGTCCTTCCGCAGGAGCGTCCTGCTTCACCATAAAGCTCTCCAGTGTTTCCAGTCGTTGGTGAAGAGGAGCAGATTGCTGTTTAGTGAGATTCGCAGCTTTCATGGCATTCTTAAACTCTTGGTAGTTGAAGCCCCCTCCTCGCTGTTGCTGCTTGATTCTCAGTTCTCGCAAAATGCGCATAACGGTGTGAAGGTACAGTGGCATTTTTTCGCCTTGGCCCGGGCTTGCTACCATCAGGTTCAACATGCGTTTTGTGTTTAGGTCATCTTGACTGAAGCGAAGCTCTTGAACCGTGACGTTGGGGAGACAGGCGTAGATATTCTTGGGGAGAGTTAGTGGTCTTTTTTTGTACCACAGAAGCAGAAGTTACCTTGATAGTCGCCGTATTTGTTGGAGGGCAGAGTACTCTAACAGATACTTTCTTGTTAGAGGACAGACACGCTGCTTCGCATGGGATACCACCTGAATCCGATACGAAGGAATCATAATGAAAGACCAGCCCTGCCAGCGATCGAGTCAGGGCATTCGCAACGGATCTCACGAGACAATTCTCCAGTAGCGTTGCCAATGTATGGCTCTTTCCAGAACCTTGACTCCCACAGATAAAGACGCTAGAAGGAGCCGCGACGTTGTAGAACAACCTAGAAGACTCGTTTAGCGCTGAACCATTGGAGATGTCGCAGGCCAGCAGTCCATATTGGGGTGCTTTCTTTTTGGGGGCGTGTTGTTTGAGGTATTTGCCGACTTGGTCTGTGAATATTGGCGTTGAGATGACGTCGTGGACCTCGGAATGTTCTGGGGGATAAAACAATTTCATTTGAGCTTGCAGGTCTTGGACGTGAAAAATAGCCATTTTGATATGCTAAGAATGATAATGTTATAGATCAGGTAAAGATGAAGCTCCTCGTGTGTAACGAAAGGATTTGGTAGATATGAGTTGGTAGGCCTCCCGGGATACCACAGTGGTAGGCCTCCTGCGTCAGGTTATGAGCATTGGAATGAATAACAGTACAAGCAGTCAACATCACGAACGGGGTAAAAATCATCCCTTGTGCCATTAAGTTATAATGCAATCTAAGCCACTAGCTATATATCCATAACCATCATCACTATCGCAAACCTGAGTTATGCCTAAAAACCGGCCTCATTTCTGTGAGCTCCACCCCATCATCTTTATCGATACTGCTTGTCTCCTGCTCAATCGACGTTGTGATTATGACTTTGCTACTAGATGCAGAAGAGGCAACGGCTGCATTTGAGTGCACCCGCGTTGATACTCTGGTATCGATGTTTCTGGCTGAAACAGTCTCTGTGACATCCTTATCGCTGGACGGGAATATGAGCTCGCGCCATCGACTCAGAGAAGATTCATTGACACCATAGATTATGGCGTCGACGAGACCTTGTGACACAATGCAGGCCTGCTCACGTCAGTACTGTCAGAAAGTACTGGTGAAATTACTAACCTTGTCGATCGTCTGCAATGCAAATGGAGCTGGAGTATGCTTGATGGTCTGATATATCCGAATGGCCGTAGGCAGTGTCCAGACCAGCATATACACAACGGGATACATAATCATTAATCGTGCAATCTACCTCTTTGTTAGCACTCCGCTGTGCACTGTCAGCAATTGAAGTAACAAACCCTTTGCAGTCTTCGACGACCAGCGGCATCTGACTCGTGATACCGCCAGACATCATGATTCGACCGCGTAATAGTCCGTTCTCTAGAGGGTTCTgatgttgagtttgagtttcCAAGTGAGATGAAACTCTTATGCGATTTTCGGAGAATGAAGTACAGACGAGCGTACATGgagaggatggtgatgatgatgacccATCGCGGAACGAAGTTGGCGAGGAGGCGGACTTCATCGGAAGTGAACCAGCACCCTAATAAAGTCAGTACAACCCCATTTCAGTGTTCAATGACGTACAAGCTCCAATATCACCATATCCTGCCAGTTTCAGTCCAATTCCAGCCCAAAGAAGGCTAAGTACCCAAGGAAGACACGAAAGGAAGATGCGTTGATCTTGGACCCAGGATGATAAGGATTTGTAACCTGCCAAAATGACGTAGGTGCACATTGCAATAGTTAAGACCCAGTAATCTGTCTGTATGACAAATACTTGGGTCATGAAACCATTGAAACTGCAGAATGTTTGATGTTCTGGAGCACCGATCTCCTTGCCGTTGATGTTCATAGCAGTCGATGAGAGAAAGTTGAGAGCCATCAGAAAGTCGCTAGCTGCGAGCCCACTGAAGCTTATCAGTACATATCAAGTCGAAGTGGGAGTGCTAGAGGTACGAACAGAATGAGCTGATGGCGGAATGATCGGAGACTTTTGAAGACCTGTGGATTGTAAGCTATTTTGTCATGGAGGAAAGACGTGGGATACTACAAAGAAGCTAACGATAATCCATCCGGCTCCAAGAATGGAAAGAATGGACACGACCAGGATAACAATACTTTGCAGGACCATCTCCGATCGATCAGCGGGAGCGGCCAGGGCCTCACGATGATAGATATGCATTGGCGACTCCATTGTCGATGATCAATCGCCTAGCGAGGCGCTACGACTGGGGAAATCAGATGGCGCAATAAACTTCGGGCTTGACAGGATGGTCGCAGAGTAAGTTTACAATTACAGGAGCGTGAAACGCTGATCTTAAGGTCATTGCTACTGCGGGTACCATTTCCGTTATCATCCCAACTCAGCTGTTAAGTCCAGATATACCCGATGCATAGACGAGGTGGCTAACTTAATAAGGAGTATAAAGACGCTCCTAACCAGTGAACAATCATTCCTCGGGTCGCTTATCAGCTTGTCAAGACTTAGCTCCCAACTAAAGTTTGTCCGACTAAAGTTGGCGGACATGACAGGTACTCGCTATTATCGTTTCGAGTCATAACCCCTTTAAAAAAAGAACCGTTATTGAAGATAAAAGTGTTGGTGGCTTGCTTCAGCTGACGGTTGTACCTGTTTTGAGACCAGGGGGTTttatcttgatgaagaggttgggCTTGTGCTATTGGTTGAGGCTCCCGCCAGCTCCGGAGATGCAGAAATCGAGTGGCTTGCCCCCACACGGGAACTGATAAGGAATGTTGCAGGGTTCGACGACGAGGTGAGACAACAAGACTATTGATCAAGTATTTATAGGGAGCGAAGAGGGAAGAATCGCGATTCTTTTTTCCTTCCATTGCATGGAGTAATGCTGAGGAAGTTGTagataattattatttttatgCTTATGCAGATTATCTAGATTGGTCATGGAGGAATGAGTGATGAAAGCCAGACTGAATGCGTCGCCAGTTGGACTTGATTGAAGAAAACAATTCTAGTAAATCTTGAATGCGTAACCTCGTTATATCTATAGTGAGAGATCTTGCTCAGTATCGGATCAATCGCGGCTCAATCCCGCCCTGTTCTTCCCGTCATTAAAAACGCGCTTCTACGCGTCGCAACGCGTCAAAGTCTCATGACGTCGCAACTCCACCAGCTCCATCACCAAGCGAGAATAACGGTTCTATTACCTAACATCACGAATACGAATTCCTTCCAAAAGATCAACTGATCTCGACCAATcttatcaatctcatcagctcttctctccatctccatctccaaggcCCAAATGTCTCAGCCGCGCAAGAGTCGGTGAACAGAGGCGAAACCTTGTTCCGCTCCGCTCCTTTACCCCACAAACCGTACGTTCCCTCAGGCCATTTATCAACTCGGTCCTGCACCACAAGACGCAACTCCTCATCCAAGCACAATCATCAAAATGGCCAATCTGGGCATTGTCGCGGTCGTTACGACACTCGTcgttctcatcctcacctACGGTGTACCCCTCTTTCTGAAAGAGTACTTCCCCTGGCAGAGTCTGTACAAGCAGCGCCACGGAAGACCTACCGTGACTACAGAGTCGTACAAAGGACGTACTGCGCTCATCACCGGTGCGAATGGGGCGTTTGGATCTCGAGCAGCCAAGATTTTTGCGCAGAGAGATGTTGAGACGCTTGTGCTCGTTGATGTGAGGGATTGCAGTGGtgtgaaggaggagattgagaaggaGTTGGGCGAAGCGGGCAAACCGGTGCCCAAGATTCTGGTCTGGCAGGCTGATTTGATGACGTTTAAGGGATGTCAGGAACTTGGGAGGAAGGCGAAGGATTTGGAACATTTGGACCATGTTTTGATGACTGCGGGAATTCTGGCGTTTAATCGCCGTGAATCGCCTGAGGGCTGGGAAACTTGTGAGTTCAATCATCTCAAGCTTGGTAGGATACTAACCTGTCGACAGCCATCCAAGTCAACTTCCTCTCCGGCGCActcctctctcttctcttcctccctcTCCTCAAGTCCTCCCCATCCAACCCCTCCCCTCCCGTTCTCACCTTTGTCACGACCTTTGGCATCTACCCCTCCTCCTTCACGATGGGCGTACCCAAAAAGGGCTCTTACCTCAAGAAactcagcaacaacaaggaAGGCATggaacaagctcatcaataCGGTCGCTCCAagggtcttcttctctacTGGGCCCGCGAACTCGCTTCTCGCGTCTCCGCCATCCAAGCAACGGAGAAACTTCCTCGCAAggtcaccatcaacagcGCTGATCCGGGTTCTGCATGGACACCTCTTACGAATCCTAACCAGGCGAAGCTTATCCCACGACTCATCATGAACTTTGGAGCGAGAGATCCGCAGATCTGTGCGACGGCTT
It encodes:
- a CDS encoding hypothetical protein (At least one base has a quality score < 10), which produces MANLGIVAVVTTLVVLILTYGVPLFLKEYFPWQSLYKQRHGRPTVTTESYKGRTALITGANGAFGSRAAKIFAQRDVETLVLVDVRDCSGVKEEIEKELGEAGKPVPKILVWQADLMTFKGCQELGRKAKDLEHLDHVLMTAGILAFNRRESPEGWETSIQVNFLSGALLSLLFLPLLKSSPSNPSPPVLTFVTTFGIYPSSFTMGVPKKGSYLKKLSNNKEGMEQAHQYGRSKGLLLYWARELASRVSAIQATEKLPRKVTINSADPGSAWTPLTNPNQAKLIPRLIMNFGARDPQICATALVNGVSATEDAHGKIMQDFDTADYPPFMVRKSGRAAQARVWEETREELEAKVPEVKAIFDMLDQ
- a CDS encoding hypothetical protein (At least one base has a quality score < 10); this encodes MANLGIVAVVTTLVVLILTYGVPLFLKEYFPWQSLYKQRHGRPTVTTESYKGRTALITGANGAFGSRAAKIFAQRDVETLVLVDVRDCSGVKEEIEKELGEAGKPVPKILVWQADLMTFKGCQELGRKAKDLEHLDHVLMTAGILAFNRRESPEGWETSIQVNFLSGALLSLLFLPLLKSSPSNPSPPVLTFVTTFGIYPSSFTMGVPKKGSYLKKLSNNKEGMEQAHQYGRSKGLLLYWARELASRVSAIQATEKLPRKVTINSADPGSAWTPLTNPNQAKLIPRLIMNFGARDPQICATALVNGVSATEDAHGKIMQDFDTAE